A region from the Medicago truncatula cultivar Jemalong A17 chromosome 6, MtrunA17r5.0-ANR, whole genome shotgun sequence genome encodes:
- the LOC11437718 gene encoding LOW QUALITY PROTEIN: methyl-CpG-binding domain-containing protein 11-like (The sequence of the model RefSeq protein was modified relative to this genomic sequence to represent the inferred CDS: inserted 1 base in 1 codon; deleted 2 bases in 1 codon): protein MDTSSKDKSKIHKFFPSRTPTKNEIVFAAPTGEKIHTRRHMEKYLKENSGPKISKFDWGKGETPRRSARIIDKAKAAPLVEHQSEPPKKQGKKSATYLKASKRKIDDKXVEGSEVVQTKDEEKVGKPAKEMKKRWWNRDWKLGQSSK, encoded by the exons ATGGACACGAGTTCTAAAGACAAGAGCAAGATCCACAAG TTCTTTCCATCTAGAACTCCGACAAAGAATGAAATTGTGTTTGCGGCACCAACAGGAGAGAAAATCCATACCAGGAGGCATATGGAGAAGTATTTGAAGGAAAACAGTGGCCCAAAGATCTCAAAATTTGATTGGGGCAAAGGCGAGACTCCAAGAAGATCAGCAAGAATCATTGACAAGGCCAAGGCAGCTCCTCTAGTAGAGCATCAAAGTGAGCCCCCTAAGAAACAGGGCAAAAAGTCAGCAACTTATTTAAAA GCATCAAAACGGAAGATTGATGACA GAGTTGAAGGGTCTGAAGTTGTCCAGactaaagatgaagaaaaggttGGAAAACCAGCAAAGGAGATgaagaaaagatggtggaataGAGATTGGAAGCTTGGTCAAAGCTCCAAATAA
- the LOC112422792 gene encoding uncharacterized protein, producing the protein MVRTKTTPRLSEEHCQPPPSNTAADQTSDQQLLSETPVRTILQDVIIPASENPKSSKTRSSKKPIIKPRPIPTRRSTRMKKPLKKPKVSHVNLDSDEEKEDSSDDEYSEDETEEDPEEEDEDSEQTLSDAMKSVKASSKRDKELTKKILQRRKEIAAEAMPLSEEKTSEDEEESEEEESEEKAEKEEEKGSSKKHGKGKDITKLAATLKASRAEKIALRPMSRTKYFNLESLETKAWNMKEFTEPQGWTNFITLQEHTYEDLVREFYTNLSVQEKKNGNEKFLISSVKGVKIKMTQEFVSEAFKIPNEGNQLYSSFWFDESRVNRNKLIVKYTKENHTFNSTNLEDTPKILHNMIRHCLLPRCGSFELVSDIDLCFIYHLMKKIKLNLCFFIIQHMIDSCLAIKQTSAGLPYGMHLTSIFQKAKVPLEGEKRKLDFMTFSSKTLGQLHITSSNMPASKTSGPSGSGKRNSDQNVQKAVKKRRVEEITDTKTPSPPAENLFSEVSKLAKEIVEEGSSQFKTLIGEDDAQKVDDASLQKEAEKVNQAEESEEIPQDAASNPDDQRVEENTEFGTQNVDGKTQEVAELLASNMNIEEEAQDVEFSTGFDLNIEDINIDFNSELFQDGQETTQQAPKVSKAQNDEDIHVMADQDNQELDDQHASNELPPDGQLSVDPMPLASGSLPSEEVQLMAQNGQNVNPSSSTMDSVAGATNFLVSDLPTPPFIPSSTPPPQQMKTTTTSKLPNMAALFDSLNTFVSANREQAEASGPAEPAKPSRAEKIASRALRVSTKTHKIACVLADWTVKVHAPGLAIPPPVFDDPSIFEAEPSSDSGDSTP; encoded by the coding sequence atggTTAGAACCAAAACTACCCCAAGACTTTCTGAAGAACATTGTCAACCACCACCATCCAACACCGCTGCTGATCAAACCTCTGATCAACAACTTTTGAGTGAAACCCCTGTACGCACCATTCTTCAGGACGTAATCATTCCTGCTTCTGAAAAtcccaaatcttccaaaaccagATCCTCTAAGAAACCCATCATCAAACCCAGACCAATACCTACCAGACGATCAACAAGGATGAAGAAACCTTTGAAGAAACCAAAGGTATCTCACGTGAATCTAGATTCTgacgaagaaaaagaagattcaagtgatgatgaatactCTGAGGATGAAACAGAGGAAGATccagaagaagaggatgaagactCTGAACAAACTCTTTCTGACGCAATGAAATCAGTAAAAGCTTCCTCAAAAAGGGATAAGGAACTTACAAAGAAAATACTTCAAAGGAGGAAGGAGATTGCTGCTGAAGCTATGCCCTTATCTGAGGAAAAGACctctgaagatgaagaagaaagtgaagagGAAGAATCTGAAGAAAAggctgaaaaagaagaagagaaaggctCTTCTAAGAAGCATGGGAAAGGTAAAGATATTACTAAACTTGCTGCTACCTTAAAAGCATCTAGGGCTGAGAAAATTGCTCTCAGACCTATGAGCAGAACCAAGTATTTCAACCTTGAAAGTCTGGAAACCAAGGCATGGAATATGAAGGAGTTCACTGAACCTCAAGGATGGACCAACTTCATAACTCTTCAAGAACACACCTATGAAGACTTGGTCAGAGAGTTCTACACCAACCTATCAGTTCAGgaaaagaagaatggaaatgagAAGTTTCTCATATCATCAGTCAAAGGTGTAAAGATCAAGATGACTCAGGAATTTGTCTCTGAAGCATTCAAAATTCCAAATGAAGGTAATCAGCTATACTCTAGCTTTTGGTTTGATGAGTCTAGAGTTAACCGTAACAAACTCATAGTTAAATACACCAAAGAAAATCACACCTTTAACTCCACAAACCTGGAAGATACTCCCAAAATTCTTCACAACATGATTAGGCATTGTCTTTTACCTAGATGTGGATCTTTTGAACTTGTCTCTGACATAGATCTTTGTTTCATCTACCATCTCATGAAAAAGATTAAGTTAAATCTGTGTTTTTTCATTATTCAACACATGATTGATTCATGCCTAGCCATAAAACAAACATCTGCTGGACTACCCTATGGAATGCATCTCACTTCCATTTTTCAAAAGGCAAAAGTGCCCCTTGAAGGAGAGAAACGCAAGCTGGATTTTATGACcttttcttccaagaccttaggTCAACTCCATATTACTTCATCCAACATGCCAGCCTCCAAAACTTCTGGACCCTCTGGATCTGGTAAAAGAAAttctgatcagaatgttcagaaagCTGTGAAGAAAAGAAGGGTTGAAGAGATTACAGATACCAAAACTCCCTCTCCACCAGCAGAAAATTTGTTCTCTGAAGTCTCCAAGCTTGCAAAGGAGATTGTTGAAGAAGGAAGCTCGCAGTTCAAAACCTTGATTGGAGAAGATGATGCTCAGAAGGTTGATGATGCATCTCTTCAAAAAGAAGCTGAGAAAGTCAATCAAGCTGAGGAAAGTGAAGAAATCCCTCAAGATGCTGCTTCCAATCCTGATGATCaaagagttgaagaaaatactGAGTTTGGTACTCagaatgttgatggaaaaactCAGGAAGTGGCTGAGCTCTTAGCTTCAAATATgaacattgaagaagaagctcaAGATGTGGAGTTCTCAACTGGATTTGATCTCAATATTGAAGATATCAACATTGACTTCAATAGTGAGTTGTTTCAAGATGGACAAGAAACAACTCAGCAAGCTCCAAAAGTGTCTAAAGCCcagaatgatgaagatattcATGTCATGGCTGATCAAGACAATCAAGAGCTTGATGATCAGCATGCCTCAAATGAACTTCCTCCAGATGGCCAGCTGTCAGTTGATCCCATGCCTTTGGCATCAGGATCTCTGCCCTCTGAGGAGGTACAGCTCATGGCCCAAAATGGTCAGAATGTTAACCCATCATCCTCCACCATGGATTCTGTTGCAGGTGCTACCAACTTCTTGGTCTCTGACCTCCCTACTCCACCTTTCATTCCTTCATCCACTCCACCACCACAACAAATGAAGACCACCACAACAAGCAAACTTCCAAACATGGCTGCTTTATTTGACTCTCTCAACACCTTTGTGTCTGCAAACAGAGAGCAA